One region of Myxocyprinus asiaticus isolate MX2 ecotype Aquarium Trade chromosome 38, UBuf_Myxa_2, whole genome shotgun sequence genomic DNA includes:
- the LOC127429228 gene encoding transmembrane gamma-carboxyglutamic acid protein 3-like yields MAAAFLDGKDANSLLKRFPRANGFLEEFRQDNIERECAEESCSFEEANEVFENKERTMEFWKNRSIFTVNSNADSRSEHQDTVYMVVPLLGVALLIIIALFLIWRCQLQKATRRRPAYTQNRYLANRNTRSLPRILVHHDPPSHSDSHASDRPSVVVSGVERGRASVTTQDAHHHTNHSQNNRSLYVQDSSLSVASHLSGATPPPSYEEVTGHLESSSDETTASYSDPPPKYEEIVLEK; encoded by the exons ATGGCAGCAG CGTTCCTAGATGGGAAGGATGCAAACTCTCTCCTCAAACGTTTTCCACGGGCTAATGGCTTTCTGGAGGAGTTCCGGCAGGACAACATTGAGAGGGAGTGCGCTGAGGAGAGCTGCAGCTTTGAAGAGGCCAATGAAGTGTTTGAAAACAAGGAGCGAACG ATGGAGTTCTGGAAGAACCGCAGCATCTTTACAGTGAACAGCAATGCTGATTCACGCTCAGAGCATCAGGACACTGTGTACATGGTGGTGCCACTACTGGGCGTGGCCCTTCTCATTATCATTGCACTCTTCCTTATCTGGCGTTGTCAACTGCAGAAGGCCACGCGTCGGCGTCCAGCCTACACCCAGAATCGTTATCTGGCCAACCGGAACACCCGCAGCCTTCCACGCATCCTGGTGCACCATGACCCACCCTCGCATTCAGACTCCCATGCCAGTGACAGGCCTAGTGTGGTAGTCAGCGGTGTGGAGAGGGGCAGAGCTTCTGTTACGACCCAAGACGCCCATCACCACACTAACCACTCTCAGAACAATCGCTCCTTGTATGTACAAGATTCGTCTTTGTCAGTAGCTTCACACTTGTCTGGGGCGACCCCACCACCATCATATGAGGAAGTCACTGGCCACTTAGAAAGCAGCAGCGATGAGACTACTGCCTCCTACAGTGATCCTCCGCCCAAATATGAGGAGATTGTTCTAGAAAAGTAA
- the LOC127428761 gene encoding protein ripply1-like has translation MVSTTPPPKKNSSHLALPPSSCPAPAALALYKPEERLSTIHSLACGGQRLIHIAQTPSLPKQDYLGLSPRKTEMNSACFATPFSNTMNTEIQQSNSSPASLWRPWLVNRKDAQTECRRTKLACPYSRPEVPSNTRTTDGKTQSFQHPVRLYWPRSKSFDYLFRDGEVLLQNFPVQATINFYDESDSEEEEDSCDEDEDSNTEECLKLSSHFTSYN, from the exons ATGGTCTCCACAACCCCCCCTCCTAAAAAAAACTCAAGTCATTTGGCACTGCCACCATCATCCTGCCCCGCCCCTGCAGCTCTAGCGCTATATAAACCCGAAGAGCGACTCTCCACCATTCATTCACTGGCCTGCGGAGGACAACGACTCATCCACATCGCCCAGACCCCATCTCTCCCTAAACAGGACTATTTAGGACTATCACCCCGCAAAACAGAGATGAATTCTGCCTGTTTTGCCACGCCATTTTCCAATACTATGAACACTGAGATCCAGCAGTCCAACAGCAG CCCAGCTTCTCTGTGGAGACCATGGCTGGTGAACAGAAAGGATGCACAAACGGAATGCCGGAGAACCAAGCTGGCTTGT CCGTACTCCAGGCCAGAAGTACCCAGTAACACTAGAACAACAGATGGCAAAACACAGTCTTTCCAGCACCCTGTCAG gcTGTATTGGCCCAGATCAAAATCCTTTGACTACCTCTTCAGAGATGGCGAAGTTCTGCTCCAAAATTTCCCTGTCCAGGCCACCATCAACTTCTATGATGAGTCAGacagtgaagaggaggaggacagCTGTGATGAAGATGAAGACAGCAACACAGAGGAGTGTCTTAAACTCAGCAGTCACTTCACCAGTTATAACTGA